One part of the Helicobacter cetorum MIT 99-5656 genome encodes these proteins:
- the folD gene encoding bifunctional methylenetetrahydrofolate dehydrogenase/methenyltetrahydrofolate cyclohydrolase FolD yields the protein MPNRGVVLLDGQALACSLEEDLKNKIQAMSTHTHKRPKLAVILVGKDPASVTYVNMKVKACERVGMDFDLKTLKETITEAELLSLIRDYNADENISGILVQLPLPRHIDTKMILEAIDPKKDVDGFHPLNIGKLCTQKESFLPATPMGVMRLLEHYHIEVKGKDVAIIGASNIIGKPLSMLMLNAGASVSVCHILTKDISFYTQNADIVCVGVGKPNLIKASMLKKGAVVVDIGINRLNDGRIVGDVDFENAQKVAGFITPVPRGVGPMTIVSLLENTLLAFENNKP from the coding sequence ATGCCAAATAGGGGCGTTGTTTTACTAGATGGGCAAGCGTTAGCTTGTAGTCTAGAAGAAGATTTAAAAAATAAAATCCAAGCTATGAGTACACACACTCATAAACGCCCCAAACTAGCCGTGATTTTAGTTGGAAAAGACCCTGCAAGCGTTACTTATGTCAATATGAAAGTTAAGGCATGCGAAAGGGTCGGCATGGATTTTGATTTAAAAACCCTTAAAGAGACTATTACTGAAGCTGAATTGTTATCCTTGATTAGAGACTACAATGCTGATGAAAATATTTCAGGAATCTTAGTCCAGCTTCCTTTACCCAGACACATTGATACTAAAATGATTTTAGAAGCCATTGACCCAAAAAAAGATGTAGATGGTTTCCACCCCCTTAATATCGGTAAACTTTGCACCCAAAAAGAGTCATTTCTGCCAGCCACTCCTATGGGAGTTATGCGTCTTTTAGAGCATTATCATATTGAAGTCAAGGGTAAAGATGTAGCCATTATCGGGGCAAGCAATATCATTGGAAAACCCTTAAGCATGCTTATGTTAAACGCTGGAGCTAGTGTTAGCGTGTGCCATATCCTAACCAAAGATATTAGTTTTTACACTCAAAATGCTGATATTGTATGCGTAGGCGTGGGTAAACCTAATTTGATTAAAGCAAGCATGCTTAAAAAAGGGGCTGTAGTAGTAGATATCGGTATCAACCGCTTGAATGATGGACGCATTGTGGGTGATGTGGATTTTGAAAACGCTCAAAAAGTGGCTGGTTTTATTACCCCTGTTCCTAGGGGTGTAGGCCCTATGACTATTGTCTCGCTTTTAGAGAATACTTTGCTCGCTTTTGAAAACAATAAACCATAA
- a CDS encoding exo-alpha-sialidase, with protein MEHSRNRLKNTAFFVGLAFVLFLILITHKSPPYAFTHNNTLSNESPPYFTQLNIPKPSNALSVHASSLISLPNGNLLSAYFSGSKEGARDVKISANLFDSKTNRWSEAFILLTKENLFKNSHEFIKKLGNPLLFLHKDKILLFVVGVSMGGWATSKIYQFESPLTPIDFKFVRKLSLSPFLNLSHLVRTKPLNTTDGGFMLPLYHELATQYPLLLKFDANNNPRELLRPNLLNHQLQPSLTPFKDCAIMAFRNYSLKDNLMLQTCKTPTAWQKPIATNLKNLNDSLNLLNLNEALYLVHNPSDLLLRRKELLLSKLEDSNTFQILKVLDKANEVSYPSSSVSSDFIDIVYTYNRSNIKHIRFNMAYLKSLLK; from the coding sequence TTGGAACATTCAAGAAATCGCCTAAAAAATACCGCCTTTTTTGTAGGGCTTGCTTTTGTGTTATTTTTAATTCTTATAACGCATAAATCTCCCCCCTATGCCTTCACTCATAATAATACCCTTTCAAATGAAAGCCCCCCCTACTTCACACAGCTAAATATTCCTAAGCCAAGTAACGCCTTAAGCGTGCATGCAAGCTCTTTAATTAGCCTGCCTAATGGCAATCTCTTGAGTGCTTATTTTAGCGGTAGCAAAGAAGGGGCAAGAGATGTGAAAATTAGTGCTAATCTTTTTGACAGCAAAACTAATCGTTGGAGTGAAGCTTTTATTCTTTTAACCAAAGAAAATCTTTTCAAAAACTCGCATGAATTTATCAAAAAACTAGGCAATCCCCTACTTTTTTTACATAAAGATAAAATTTTGTTGTTTGTAGTGGGAGTTAGCATGGGCGGATGGGCAACTTCTAAAATCTATCAGTTTGAAAGCCCTTTAACGCCTATTGATTTTAAGTTTGTGCGTAAACTTTCTTTAAGCCCTTTCTTAAACCTAAGCCATTTAGTAAGGACTAAGCCCTTAAACACTACTGATGGCGGATTTATGCTACCACTCTATCACGAATTAGCCACCCAATACCCCTTGTTGCTAAAATTTGATGCAAATAATAACCCTAGAGAACTCTTAAGACCTAATTTATTGAATCATCAGCTCCAGCCAAGCCTTACACCCTTTAAAGATTGTGCCATAATGGCGTTTAGAAATTATTCTTTAAAAGATAATCTCATGCTACAAACTTGTAAAACCCCCACCGCTTGGCAAAAACCCATTGCAACGAATTTAAAAAATCTGAATGATTCTTTGAATTTACTCAATTTAAATGAAGCGTTGTATTTAGTCCATAATCCTAGCGATTTATTGTTACGCCGAAAAGAACTCTTGCTTTCTAAACTAGAAGATTCAAACACCTTTCAAATCTTAAAAGTTTTAGACAAAGCTAATGAAGTGAGTTATCCAAGCTCTAGTGTTAGCTCAGATTTTATAGATATTGTCTATACCTATAACCGCTCAAACATCAAACATATCCGTTTTAATATGGCTTATTTAAAATCTCTTCTCAAGTAA
- the apt gene encoding adenine phosphoribosyltransferase, with amino-acid sequence MNEAFKKELLAHIREIKDYPRKGILFKDITTLLNYPMLFNKLIDTLRKRYMALNIDFIVGIEARGFILGSALAYALGVGFVPIRKKGKLPAHTISQSYSLEYGNDSIEIHSDAFRGVKGVRVVLIDDLLATGGTALASLQLIKLLQAECIEACFLLGLKELSGIQLLEEQVKTFCVLEC; translated from the coding sequence ATGAATGAAGCATTTAAAAAAGAACTTTTAGCACATATTAGAGAAATCAAAGACTATCCTAGAAAGGGCATTTTATTCAAAGATATTACAACTTTACTCAATTATCCTATGCTGTTTAACAAACTCATTGATACACTTAGAAAACGCTATATGGCTCTTAACATAGATTTCATTGTGGGTATTGAAGCTAGGGGATTTATTTTAGGCTCTGCTTTGGCTTACGCACTTGGTGTAGGCTTTGTGCCTATTAGGAAAAAGGGCAAACTCCCAGCTCACACTATTTCTCAGAGCTATAGCCTAGAATATGGAAATGATAGTATAGAAATCCATTCGGATGCATTTAGGGGGGTTAAGGGGGTAAGGGTCGTTCTAATTGATGATTTATTAGCAACCGGAGGCACAGCCCTAGCAAGCCTACAACTCATAAAACTCCTACAAGCTGAATGTATAGAAGCATGCTTTTTGCTGGGTCTTAAAGAACTATCTGGCATTCAACTCTTAGAAGAGCAAGTGAAGACTTTTTGTGTGTTAGAGTGCTAG
- the pyrC gene encoding dihydroorotase, translating to MEITLFDPIDTHLHVRENELLKAVLNYSSEPFSAAVVMPNLSKPLINTQIVLEYEEEILKNSSNFKPLMSLYFNDNLTLEELQLAKHKGIKLLKLYPKGMTTNAQNGTSDLLSEKTLEILENAQNLGFILCVHAEQEGFCLDKEFLCHSVIETFALLFPKLKIIIEHLSDWRSIALLEKHANLYATLTLHHISMTLDDLLGGSLNPHCFCKPLIKTQEDQERLLSIALKAHPKVSFGSDSAPHFISKKHSDNIPAGIFSAPILLPALCELFEKHNALENLQAFVSDNAKKIYALDNLPSKKVRLSKKPFIVPTHTLCADEKITILKGGETLSWNIQEIA from the coding sequence ATGGAAATCACTCTTTTTGACCCTATAGACACACATTTGCATGTGCGAGAGAATGAGCTTTTAAAAGCGGTATTGAATTATTCTAGCGAGCCTTTTAGTGCGGCAGTAGTTATGCCCAATCTTAGTAAGCCCCTTATTAACACACAAATCGTGCTGGAGTATGAAGAAGAAATTTTAAAAAATTCTTCAAATTTCAAGCCCCTAATGAGTTTGTATTTTAATGATAATTTAACCTTAGAAGAATTGCAACTAGCCAAACACAAAGGCATTAAACTTTTGAAACTCTACCCCAAGGGCATGACAACAAACGCACAAAATGGCACTTCTGATTTATTAAGCGAAAAGACCTTAGAGATTTTAGAAAACGCTCAAAATTTAGGCTTTATTTTATGTGTTCATGCAGAACAAGAGGGTTTTTGTTTGGATAAAGAATTTTTATGCCATAGCGTTATAGAAACTTTTGCCCTTTTATTTCCTAAACTGAAAATCATTATAGAGCATTTGAGCGATTGGCGTAGTATTGCTTTACTTGAAAAGCATGCAAATCTCTATGCTACTTTGACCTTACACCATATTAGCATGACCTTAGATGACTTGTTAGGGGGTAGTTTAAATCCGCATTGTTTTTGTAAGCCCCTAATCAAAACACAAGAAGACCAAGAAAGGCTTTTATCCATTGCCTTAAAAGCCCATCCAAAAGTTTCTTTTGGCTCTGATAGTGCTCCGCATTTTATCTCTAAAAAGCATAGCGATAACATTCCAGCAGGAATATTTTCTGCCCCTATCTTACTACCTGCATTATGCGAACTCTTTGAAAAACATAATGCTTTAGAAAATTTGCAAGCCTTTGTGAGCGATAACGCTAAAAAAATCTATGCATTAGACAACTTACCTAGCAAGAAAGTTCGTTTGTCTAAAAAACCCTTTATAGTCCCTACACACACGCTTTGTGCTGATGAAAAAATTACTATCTTAAAAGGGGGCGAAACACTATCTTGGAACATTCAAGAAATCGCCTAA
- a CDS encoding DedA family protein translates to MEEYIISLWNQHAPTWGYLILFGWSILEGEIGLILAGIASYTGHMHLGLAILVAGLGGFMGDQFYFYIGRTNKTYIQKKLEKQRRKLALAHLLLQKYGWFIIFIQRYMYGMRTIIPISIGLTRYSALKFALINLISAVVWASITIILAWYLGEELLHSLGWLKKHPYVLILLLVSFLTLVVWYFQYYSKKSR, encoded by the coding sequence ATGGAAGAATACATCATTAGCTTATGGAATCAGCACGCACCCACTTGGGGGTATCTCATCTTATTTGGATGGAGCATTTTAGAAGGTGAGATTGGATTAATCTTAGCAGGAATTGCAAGCTATACCGGTCATATGCATTTGGGATTAGCGATTTTAGTTGCGGGACTTGGGGGATTTATGGGCGATCAATTTTATTTTTACATCGGTCGCACTAATAAAACTTATATTCAAAAAAAGCTAGAAAAACAACGCCGAAAACTAGCTCTAGCTCACTTATTGTTACAAAAATACGGCTGGTTTATCATTTTTATTCAGCGTTACATGTATGGCATGCGAACTATTATTCCTATCAGCATTGGTTTGACTCGCTATAGTGCTTTGAAATTTGCCCTCATTAATCTCATTAGTGCTGTAGTGTGGGCAAGTATTACCATTATTTTGGCGTGGTATTTGGGAGAAGAATTATTGCATTCATTAGGATGGCTCAAAAAACACCCCTATGTGCTAATATTACTGCTGGTATCTTTCTTGACCTTAGTCGTATGGTATTTTCAATACTATAGTAAGAAAAGCCGATAG
- a CDS encoding energy transducer TonB produces MPETSKLQPTKLGRNFDPIDYSNRNFFFSLILSILLHLLIYFLFEHREDFFPSKPKLVKVDPSNLLILKRGHSQDPSKNQPGAPKPTLAGPKQPPTPPTPPTPPKPKEKPKPKPKPKPKPKKKPDHKHKALKKVEKVEEKKPVKEKEKFDPNQLSFLPQEVTPPTPPRTENNKGLDNQTRKDIDELYGEEFGDLGTAEKDFIKSNLRNIGRITQKYLEYPQAAAYLGQDGTNAVEFYLHPNGDITDLKIIIGSEYKMLDDNTLKTIQIAYKDYPRPQTKTLIRIRVRYFLGGN; encoded by the coding sequence ATGCCAGAAACTTCTAAGCTACAACCAACTAAATTAGGACGCAATTTTGACCCTATTGACTATTCTAATAGGAATTTTTTCTTTTCTCTCATTTTATCCATATTATTGCATCTATTAATTTATTTTTTATTTGAGCATAGAGAAGACTTTTTTCCTTCAAAACCAAAGCTTGTCAAAGTTGACCCTAGCAATTTATTGATTTTAAAAAGGGGGCATTCACAAGACCCTAGCAAAAATCAACCCGGTGCCCCAAAACCCACACTAGCTGGCCCCAAACAACCCCCCACTCCACCCACGCCCCCTACCCCACCAAAACCCAAAGAAAAACCTAAGCCAAAGCCTAAACCCAAACCAAAGCCAAAGAAAAAACCAGACCATAAGCATAAAGCCCTTAAAAAGGTGGAGAAGGTAGAAGAGAAGAAACCTGTCAAAGAAAAAGAGAAATTTGACCCTAACCAGCTTTCTTTCTTACCTCAAGAAGTTACACCTCCAACGCCTCCTAGGACAGAAAATAATAAAGGTTTGGATAACCAAACTAGAAAAGATATTGATGAATTATACGGCGAAGAATTTGGAGATTTAGGCACAGCTGAAAAGGATTTCATTAAGAGTAATTTAAGAAATATTGGACGCATCACGCAAAAGTATTTAGAATACCCTCAAGCCGCTGCTTATCTAGGACAAGATGGAACCAATGCGGTAGAATTTTACTTACACCCTAATGGCGATATTACAGACCTTAAAATCATTATTGGCTCTGAATACAAAATGTTAGATGATAACACCTTAAAGACCATTCAAATTGCCTATAAGGATTATCCACGCCCACAAACCAAAACTTTGATTCGTATTAGAGTGCGTTATTTCTTAGGTGGAAACTAA
- the rpiB gene encoding ribose 5-phosphate isomerase B yields MATSSTIFIASDHAGHKLAQFVQRFLEEKGFKTQAFLPTTRVDYPDYAKLVCEKVLENKQSYGILVCATGIGMSMCANRFKGIRAALCVNSHMAKMTRLHNNANILCLGEKISGVGVVESILEAFFSTEFEGERHIQRIQKLDT; encoded by the coding sequence ATGGCGACTTCTTCAACGATTTTTATTGCTAGCGACCATGCGGGGCATAAGCTCGCACAATTTGTCCAACGCTTCTTAGAAGAAAAAGGCTTTAAAACTCAAGCTTTTTTACCTACCACTAGAGTTGACTATCCTGATTATGCTAAATTAGTGTGTGAAAAGGTCTTGGAAAATAAGCAAAGCTATGGTATTTTAGTGTGTGCTACAGGAATAGGCATGAGCATGTGTGCTAATCGTTTTAAAGGCATTAGAGCCGCCTTATGCGTTAATTCTCACATGGCTAAAATGACTCGCTTACACAATAACGCCAACATCTTATGCTTGGGAGAAAAAATCAGTGGCGTAGGCGTAGTAGAAAGCATTTTAGAAGCGTTTTTTTCTACGGAATTTGAAGGCGAACGCCACATACAACGCATTCAAAAATTAGACACTTAA
- a CDS encoding site-2 protease family protein codes for MQFFDVSLEGFVAASMKILALLVAIIGHEIMHGYSAFLFGDRSAKDTHRLSLNPIRHLDMMGSVLLPAILLIFQAPFLFGWAKPVPIDMRYIVSQKGSLACVIVSLAGVFYNFSLALILALITHFSFHHFEINALDFNHLNLYQLALMTFLIQGILYNLVLGIFNSLPIPPLDGSKALGFLALYFKSTLLLEWFSKMERYGLLIVFVFLFIPPLSEFFIHAPTRFLFSLLLS; via the coding sequence GTGCAATTTTTTGATGTTTCATTAGAAGGCTTTGTTGCAGCTTCAATGAAAATCCTTGCCCTTTTAGTAGCGATTATAGGGCATGAGATTATGCATGGCTATAGTGCATTTTTATTTGGCGATAGAAGTGCAAAAGACACTCATCGTTTGAGCTTAAATCCTATCAGACATTTAGACATGATGGGTTCAGTGCTTTTACCAGCCATTCTTTTAATTTTTCAAGCTCCCTTTTTATTTGGATGGGCAAAACCAGTGCCAATAGATATGCGTTACATTGTTTCTCAAAAAGGCTCTCTAGCATGCGTAATAGTGAGTTTAGCCGGAGTCTTTTATAATTTCAGTTTAGCACTTATATTAGCCTTAATCACCCATTTTAGCTTTCATCATTTTGAAATCAACGCTCTAGATTTCAACCACTTAAATCTTTACCAGCTTGCATTAATGACCTTTTTGATTCAGGGCATACTCTATAATCTTGTTTTAGGCATTTTTAATAGCCTTCCTATTCCACCCTTAGATGGCTCAAAAGCACTGGGCTTTTTGGCTTTATATTTTAAAAGCACGCTTTTATTAGAATGGTTTTCTAAAATGGAACGCTATGGCTTATTGATTGTGTTTGTATTCTTGTTCATTCCACCCTTATCAGAGTTTTTTATCCATGCACCTACAAGATTTTTATTCTCTTTGCTACTCTCTTAA
- a CDS encoding LTA synthase family protein encodes MKSLSYALFSLFLKGFYFTFFMSLLFVINRIGFILYTGYYKHALENASLNNIVKALLDGAKYDNRVVFAMAILFITTGLLGLSAPKRQIKMLNAVAYLSIAIALFFNIANIVYYGIYGNVFDENLLEFLYEDKLTILHMGLFGEYPIISSFLLFLMLSIFVSFIYFKLQNTLFKPQNIYQTTYANPLKTFTLFILFSLTQMLYVNAQFSFIGASLDLHLEPSKDPFLRKITPGALRNLYLVVRNYRHSHNLKFSDFAKESPLEVAQNYFNLKEVPTHNLYELLTQTSHNNSNQKIEHVFYIISESLSSWHFDKKFDSLGLTSALQNLAKEEHAQQLPVFIENAPRTVKSLDVQITGLPYINDTNLVNSGVILPSFPMAIANIMKTLGYKNNFYYAGSGIWNKLDSFTKKQGFDTLYFNSHVLEFAKNKPYPKPIESNWGVHDNILFDYILENTNPNEKTFSMVMTLSNHPTRNVNLKAFNVPLEKIQNFVEKTPKSENLPNANFLGHIYWYDKVVVSFIKKASQKFPNSLFIITGDHFDRSYEYAKNNLYTTRSVPLILYAPTLKPKRISEVGSHLDIAPTIIELVAPKDFKFVSFGKPLFSNNTTNPPRSHPNYALGYEAIATKDYFYNPSVGFCYLNEDHKEQEASKTTAFKLYKQLESLKALSYYLLYHGANLK; translated from the coding sequence ATGAAATCGTTATCTTATGCCTTATTTTCACTCTTTTTAAAAGGTTTTTATTTTACCTTTTTTATGAGTTTATTGTTTGTAATCAATCGTATTGGCTTTATTCTTTACACAGGCTATTATAAGCATGCCTTAGAAAATGCTAGCTTAAATAATATTGTCAAAGCCTTGCTAGATGGGGCAAAATACGATAATCGTGTTGTCTTTGCTATGGCAATTCTTTTTATCACCACAGGGTTATTAGGGTTGTCTGCTCCTAAACGCCAAATAAAAATGCTTAATGCTGTGGCGTATTTGTCTATCGCTATTGCCTTATTTTTTAACATTGCTAACATCGTTTATTATGGCATTTATGGAAATGTATTTGATGAAAATTTGCTGGAATTTTTATACGAAGACAAACTCACTATTTTACACATGGGTTTATTTGGAGAATACCCTATTATTTCTAGTTTTCTACTCTTTTTAATGCTTAGCATTTTTGTTTCCTTTATCTATTTTAAGCTTCAAAACACCCTTTTTAAACCCCAAAATATTTATCAAACCACTTACGCCAATCCCCTTAAAACTTTCACTCTCTTCATTCTTTTTTCACTCACACAGATGTTGTATGTTAACGCACAATTTAGTTTTATCGGCGCATCTTTGGATTTGCATTTAGAGCCATCCAAAGACCCTTTTTTAAGAAAAATCACTCCAGGGGCATTGCGTAATCTCTACCTTGTAGTGCGTAATTATAGGCATAGCCACAATCTCAAATTCAGCGATTTTGCTAAAGAATCGCCCTTAGAAGTAGCCCAAAACTATTTCAATCTTAAAGAAGTTCCCACACACAATCTCTATGAGTTGCTAACTCAGACAAGCCATAATAATTCTAATCAAAAAATTGAGCATGTTTTTTACATCATTTCAGAATCTCTAAGCTCGTGGCATTTTGATAAAAAATTTGATAGTCTGGGTTTAACAAGTGCCTTACAAAATCTCGCCAAAGAAGAGCATGCTCAACAGCTCCCTGTTTTTATTGAAAACGCCCCACGAACCGTTAAAAGCCTAGATGTCCAAATCACAGGCTTACCCTATATCAATGACACTAACCTAGTCAATTCTGGAGTGATTCTACCTAGCTTTCCTATGGCAATCGCTAATATCATGAAAACTCTAGGCTATAAGAACAACTTTTATTATGCTGGCAGTGGCATTTGGAATAAACTAGATAGCTTCACTAAAAAACAAGGCTTTGACACGCTCTATTTTAACAGCCATGTCTTAGAATTTGCCAAAAACAAGCCCTACCCAAAGCCCATAGAGAGCAACTGGGGCGTGCATGATAATATTTTGTTTGACTATATTTTAGAAAACACAAACCCTAATGAAAAAACTTTCAGCATGGTAATGACCTTAAGTAATCATCCGACAAGAAATGTGAATCTCAAAGCCTTTAATGTGCCTTTAGAAAAAATACAAAATTTTGTAGAAAAAACCCCTAAATCAGAAAATTTACCTAACGCTAATTTTTTGGGGCATATTTACTGGTATGACAAAGTAGTGGTAAGTTTTATCAAAAAAGCTAGTCAAAAATTCCCTAATTCGCTTTTTATCATTACAGGAGACCACTTTGATAGAAGCTATGAATACGCTAAAAACAATTTATACACCACAAGGTCTGTGCCACTCATTCTGTATGCCCCCACCCTAAAACCCAAAAGGATTAGTGAAGTTGGCTCACATTTAGACATCGCCCCTACCATTATAGAATTAGTCGCCCCTAAAGATTTTAAGTTTGTGAGTTTTGGAAAGCCTTTATTTTCTAATAACACTACAAACCCCCCAAGAAGCCACCCTAATTACGCTTTGGGCTATGAAGCCATTGCTACAAAAGATTACTTCTATAACCCAAGCGTAGGTTTTTGCTATCTTAATGAAGACCACAAAGAACAAGAAGCAAGCAAAACAACCGCCTTTAAACTTTACAAGCAATTAGAGTCTTTAAAAGCCCTTAGTTACTACTTGCTCTATCATGGGGCTAATCTTAAGTAA
- the mnmH gene encoding tRNA 2-selenouridine(34) synthase MnmH: MKLTNKLEPFDAILDARTPKEFEEAHIPNALNFAVFNDEEHALVGTTYKQESPFKAKILGSSLACKNIASFLEKSLKDKTTPLHPKNKLLVYCARGGKRSSSLGIILEEVGFQVQKLEGGFKAYRNMVLNALKEPFNKPLIVLDGLTGCGKTELIKHFSSWSIDLENLAKHYGSSFGNPTNAKRPTQKMFENLLFDALKKKNSEPLLLIEKEPKSLGGLIIPNPLFNAYQNSPYSILIVAPLEHRIKRLVDIYSNLKESVFKEALHTIKPYTTRTIIKELERLYEHRDLEKIAEILTTKYYDLVYKKSSHSHTICFNTLEQCAEMIMDFRESVLKKHLE; encoded by the coding sequence ATGAAACTTACAAACAAGCTAGAGCCTTTTGATGCCATATTAGATGCCCGAACGCCTAAAGAATTTGAAGAAGCCCATATCCCTAACGCATTGAATTTTGCAGTTTTTAATGATGAAGAACACGCTCTAGTAGGCACCACCTACAAACAAGAATCCCCTTTTAAAGCAAAAATTTTAGGCTCAAGTCTAGCGTGCAAAAACATCGCTTCTTTTTTAGAAAAAAGTTTAAAGGATAAAACAACCCCCTTACACCCCAAAAACAAACTATTAGTCTATTGTGCTAGGGGGGGCAAAAGAAGCTCTAGCTTAGGCATTATTTTAGAAGAAGTGGGCTTTCAAGTTCAAAAGCTTGAAGGGGGTTTCAAAGCCTATCGCAACATGGTTTTAAACGCATTAAAAGAACCTTTCAATAAGCCCTTAATCGTTTTAGATGGACTGACAGGTTGTGGCAAAACAGAATTGATTAAGCATTTCTCTTCTTGGAGCATTGATTTAGAAAATTTAGCCAAACACTATGGCTCTAGCTTTGGTAACCCCACAAACGCTAAACGCCCCACACAAAAAATGTTTGAAAACTTGCTTTTTGATGCATTAAAAAAGAAAAATAGCGAGCCACTTTTACTCATAGAAAAAGAGCCAAAATCTCTTGGGGGTTTAATTATTCCAAACCCACTCTTTAATGCCTATCAAAACTCACCCTACAGCATTTTGATTGTTGCCCCCTTAGAACATCGTATCAAACGATTAGTGGATATATATTCTAACCTTAAAGAAAGCGTTTTTAAAGAAGCTTTGCATACCATTAAGCCCTATACCACAAGAACTATCATCAAAGAGTTAGAACGCCTTTATGAGCACAGAGATTTAGAAAAAATCGCTGAAATTTTAACCACCAAATACTATGATTTAGTTTATAAAAAGTCTTCTCACTCACACACTATTTGCTTCAATACCCTAGAGCAATGTGCTGAAATGATTATGGATTTTAGAGAAAGTGTTTTAAAAAAGCACTTAGAATAA
- the lepB gene encoding signal peptidase I encodes MKFLRSVYAFCSSWVGTIIIVLLAIFFVAQAFIIPSRSMVGTLYEGDMLFVKKFSYGIPIPKIPWIELPIMPDFKNNGHLIEGTRPKRGEVVVFVPPHEKKSYYVKRNFAVGGDEVLFTNEGFYLHPFESDTDENYIAKHYPNATTKEFMGKIFVLNPYMGEHLGIHYQKDNETFHLMEQLATQSTSPNISMQLIQMEGESVFYKKINADEFFMVGDNRDNSSDSRFWGSVAYKNIVGSPWFVYFSLSLKNSVESDAENNPKKRYLVRWKRMFKSVEGLEKIIKDKQEKAPY; translated from the coding sequence ATGAAATTTTTACGCTCTGTTTATGCATTTTGCTCTAGTTGGGTGGGAACGATTATTATTGTGCTTTTGGCAATCTTTTTTGTCGCACAAGCTTTTATCATTCCATCTCGCTCTATGGTTGGCACGCTCTATGAAGGCGATATGCTCTTTGTCAAAAAGTTTTCTTATGGCATACCCATTCCTAAAATCCCATGGATTGAGCTTCCTATTATGCCGGATTTTAAGAACAATGGGCATTTAATAGAAGGCACTCGCCCTAAGCGTGGCGAAGTGGTTGTCTTTGTTCCCCCCCATGAAAAAAAGTCTTACTATGTCAAAAGGAATTTTGCTGTTGGGGGTGATGAAGTATTATTCACTAATGAAGGGTTTTACTTACACCCCTTTGAGAGCGATACTGATGAAAATTATATTGCCAAGCATTATCCTAATGCTACTACTAAAGAATTTATGGGTAAAATTTTTGTCTTAAACCCTTATATGGGTGAGCATCTAGGTATCCACTACCAAAAAGATAATGAAACCTTTCATTTAATGGAACAACTAGCCACTCAAAGCACAAGCCCTAACATTAGCATGCAACTTATTCAAATGGAAGGCGAAAGTGTGTTCTATAAGAAAATCAATGCTGATGAATTTTTTATGGTAGGCGATAACAGAGATAATTCTAGTGACTCACGCTTTTGGGGAAGTGTAGCTTATAAAAACATTGTGGGTTCGCCATGGTTTGTTTATTTTAGTCTCAGCCTGAAAAACAGCGTAGAATCTGATGCAGAAAATAACCCAAAAAAACGCTATTTGGTACGATGGAAGCGTATGTTTAAAAGCGTTGAAGGCTTAGAAAAAATCATTAAAGACAAACAAGAAAAAGCACCGTATTAA